A stretch of Candidatus Vicinibacter affinis DNA encodes these proteins:
- a CDS encoding queuosine precursor transporter has protein sequence MFSISKNKQTILFIVLAGLFITNAIIAEFIGVKIFSLEKSLGFGSLDFSLFGIDNLAFNLTAGVLLWPVVFVMTDIINEYFGPKGVRFLSYLASALIIYAFLVVFFAVRLQPADFWPTSHISEKTPWLGSEVGNLNTAYRLIFGQGLWIIVGSLIAFIFGQIIDVFVFHKIKEKTGENSIWLRSTGSTIISQFIDSYVVLFIAFYFGAGWSIKQVLAIGTVNYIYKFIVAVLITPLIYLIHKLIENFLGKDLAVKLKLEAMNRQNS, from the coding sequence ATGTTTAGCATAAGCAAGAATAAACAAACCATTTTATTTATTGTTTTGGCCGGTTTGTTCATTACGAATGCAATAATAGCTGAGTTTATCGGAGTTAAAATCTTTTCTTTAGAAAAATCTCTTGGTTTTGGTTCATTGGATTTTTCACTTTTTGGCATCGATAATTTGGCATTTAATCTTACGGCAGGGGTGCTTTTATGGCCAGTTGTCTTTGTAATGACGGACATTATTAATGAATATTTTGGACCAAAAGGGGTGAGATTTTTATCCTACTTGGCGTCCGCTCTGATCATTTATGCATTTTTGGTTGTTTTTTTTGCAGTAAGGTTGCAACCAGCTGATTTTTGGCCCACCTCCCATATTAGTGAGAAGACCCCATGGTTAGGCTCTGAAGTTGGAAATCTGAATACAGCTTATCGACTTATTTTTGGTCAGGGCTTATGGATTATCGTTGGTTCGTTGATAGCTTTTATTTTTGGTCAGATCATAGATGTTTTTGTATTTCATAAAATCAAAGAAAAAACCGGAGAGAATAGCATTTGGCTCAGGTCGACGGGATCAACAATAATCTCTCAGTTTATTGACAGTTACGTTGTTTTGTTCATAGCATTTTATTTCGGGGCCGGTTGGTCAATTAAACAAGTATTGGCAATAGGAACGGTCAACTATATCTACAAATTTATAGTAGCCGTACTTATTACTCCATTAATATACTTAATTCATAAATTAATTGAAAATTTTCTGGGCAAGGATCTCGCTGTGAAGTTAAAACTTGAAGCCATGAACAGACAGAATTCTTAA
- a CDS encoding amidinotransferase, producing MAKQISNTILMVRPAHFGYNQETATSNKFQKKQEKQDQKDIKSKACEEFDQMVAALRLNGVNVLVFEDSEDVVKPDAVFPNNWISMHEDGTLITYPMFAPVRRKERSENIIESLIRDFDVKKRLSLELFESKDQFLEGTGSIIFDHEHKLAYACQSVRTSMEVLQKLCLIIDYRPILFNAYDAGGFPIYHTNVLMALGKDFVVICMEAVEQGSRIRLEEQFEKTGKDVIDISFNQMESFAGNMLQVEKADHNPLLVMSKSAYESLNANQLSTLESKTDILPVSIPTIEQIGGGSARCMMAEVFLPQRFNV from the coding sequence ATGGCAAAGCAAATCAGCAACACTATACTCATGGTCAGACCTGCTCATTTTGGGTACAATCAGGAGACGGCTACCAGTAATAAATTTCAAAAAAAACAAGAAAAGCAAGACCAAAAAGACATCAAGTCAAAAGCTTGTGAGGAGTTTGACCAAATGGTTGCAGCTTTAAGATTAAATGGTGTCAATGTTCTGGTTTTTGAAGATTCAGAGGACGTTGTTAAACCGGATGCTGTTTTTCCAAACAATTGGATAAGTATGCATGAAGATGGCACACTTATTACTTATCCGATGTTCGCACCGGTGAGACGTAAGGAACGAAGTGAAAACATTATTGAATCGTTGATCAGAGATTTCGATGTAAAGAAACGTCTTTCCCTCGAGTTGTTTGAAAGCAAGGATCAGTTTTTGGAAGGGACCGGTAGCATTATTTTTGATCATGAACATAAACTTGCCTATGCTTGTCAAAGTGTAAGGACTTCAATGGAGGTTTTGCAAAAACTCTGTTTAATAATCGATTATAGACCCATATTATTTAATGCATACGATGCCGGGGGATTTCCAATTTACCATACGAATGTGTTGATGGCATTAGGTAAGGATTTTGTGGTTATATGCATGGAGGCTGTGGAGCAAGGCAGCAGAATTAGATTAGAAGAACAGTTTGAAAAAACAGGAAAAGATGTTATTGATATTTCATTTAATCAAATGGAATCATTTGCTGGAAATATGTTACAAGTTGAAAAAGCAGACCATAATCCACTGTTGGTGATGTCTAAATCTGCTTATGAATCTTTGAATGCCAATCAACTAAGTACCCTGGAATCCAAAACGGATATTTTGCCGGTTTCCATTCCAACTATTGAACAGATCGGTGGTGGTAGTGCAAGATGTATGATGGCAGAAGTCTTTTTACCCCAGCGATTTAATGTTTAA
- a CDS encoding cysteine desulfurase codes for MNQRIYLDNAATTPLLPEVIECINHTSKNIFGNPSSIYREGAAAKSLIEESRKVLSNFLHTSPSQVFFTSCGTESSNMIISAVIKNLQVKTIISSPIEHPCVLHSCKEYAQISGVQLKYLHPDEYGRINLNELESILKESDSPALVTLIHTHNELGSLTPIKQISEICKKYSAYYHSDTVQSIGNIELNVTELDIDFATGSGHKFHGPKGIGFVYLKEPTLIKPFIYGGSQERNLRAGTENIIGIAALAKALQLCTESWKEKLAHLYHLNTYFRSALQHHELSESFNTPESEFNPKILSVNFPEQKGIEWLLMNLDIHGIAASGGSACSSGTEKSSHVLEYIRPNAKGRTVRFSFSQLNTKEELDLTLEILLKILKPPTQI; via the coding sequence ATGAATCAAAGGATTTACCTGGACAATGCCGCTACCACCCCATTGCTACCTGAAGTCATCGAATGTATAAATCATACTTCAAAAAATATTTTCGGTAACCCTTCTTCCATTTATAGGGAAGGAGCCGCTGCTAAAAGTTTAATAGAAGAAAGCAGAAAAGTCCTGAGCAATTTTTTACACACCTCCCCTTCCCAGGTTTTTTTTACTTCCTGTGGCACTGAATCATCTAATATGATAATTAGTGCGGTGATTAAAAATTTACAGGTTAAAACCATCATAAGTTCACCTATTGAACATCCCTGTGTTTTGCACTCCTGCAAAGAGTATGCACAAATTAGTGGAGTTCAATTAAAATATCTTCATCCGGATGAATATGGCAGGATCAACCTCAATGAACTGGAGTCTATTTTAAAAGAAAGTGATTCGCCAGCTTTGGTAACCTTGATACACACACATAATGAACTTGGCAGTCTAACCCCAATCAAACAAATATCGGAAATCTGTAAAAAATATAGTGCCTATTACCATTCTGACACAGTTCAATCTATTGGAAATATAGAATTAAATGTAACAGAATTGGACATTGATTTTGCAACTGGGTCCGGCCATAAGTTTCATGGACCTAAAGGAATTGGATTTGTATATTTGAAGGAGCCTACTCTGATTAAACCTTTCATTTATGGTGGGAGTCAGGAAAGAAATTTGCGAGCTGGAACAGAAAACATTATTGGCATAGCTGCATTGGCAAAGGCTCTTCAACTTTGCACTGAATCTTGGAAGGAGAAGTTGGCTCATCTATACCATTTAAATACTTACTTTAGATCAGCATTACAACATCATGAATTGTCCGAATCTTTTAACACACCTGAATCTGAATTCAATCCAAAAATTTTGAGTGTCAATTTTCCGGAACAAAAGGGAATTGAATGGTTGCTCATGAATCTTGACATTCATGGAATCGCAGCCTCAGGAGGCTCTGCATGTTCCTCAGGCACTGAGAAATCTTCTCATGTGTTAGAATATATACGCCCCAATGCCAAAGGAAGAACAGTGAGATTTTCCTTTTCCCAATTGAATACAAAAGAAGAACTGGACCTTACTCTTGAAATTTTATTAAAAATCCTCAAACCGCCTACACAAATTTAA
- the glmM gene encoding phosphoglucosamine mutase: MSLIISVSGIRGTIGGVKGENLSTEDIVKFSLAFGKLLLQKNPKPTVVLGRDARISGEMVSKLVEASLQSLGVGIIDAGLSTTPSIEMAVLHLKAAGGIILTASHNPREWNALKLLNHRGEFISAEEGLQILELSNLEGLVYADIDNLGQKTSYNSSIEDHIRAILAIPYLPIEKIQSKKYHIVADCINSTGSLALPRLFDSLGCTYELINSNPDGNFRHNPEPLEGHLSELMEATKNKADLGIAVDPDVDRLALVDHEGQYFGEEYSLICCADFMLDVKPGNTVSNLSSSRALADLTLQKGGKHYSSAVGEVHVVNKMKEVNAVIGGEGNGGIILPDLHFGRDSLIGIVLVLANMATKNKTLSQLKSGYPLYYMHKDKINIDPTLNFEDLLKNLSAAYSDVQINLADGLKIDFKDSWLHLRKSNTEPIIRIYSEAKSEQEARILVEDIKIKIEQFN, translated from the coding sequence ATGAGTCTTATCATTTCTGTCTCCGGCATAAGGGGAACCATTGGGGGAGTTAAAGGAGAAAATCTCAGTACTGAAGATATCGTAAAGTTCTCCCTGGCTTTTGGAAAATTACTTTTACAAAAAAATCCAAAACCAACAGTAGTCTTAGGTCGGGATGCCCGGATTTCAGGAGAAATGGTCTCAAAATTAGTAGAAGCTAGTCTGCAAAGTCTCGGTGTTGGTATAATTGATGCAGGTCTATCTACCACACCCAGTATTGAGATGGCCGTTTTACACCTCAAAGCAGCTGGAGGAATAATACTTACTGCAAGCCACAATCCTCGGGAATGGAATGCTTTAAAATTATTGAACCATAGGGGGGAATTCATTTCTGCAGAGGAAGGGCTTCAAATCCTTGAACTAAGCAATTTGGAAGGCCTGGTTTATGCAGACATCGACAATCTAGGTCAAAAAACCAGTTACAACAGCAGTATTGAAGATCACATCAGAGCTATTTTAGCCATCCCCTATTTACCCATTGAGAAGATTCAATCAAAAAAATACCATATTGTAGCTGATTGTATCAATTCCACTGGAAGTCTTGCCTTACCTCGTTTGTTTGACAGCCTTGGATGTACTTATGAATTGATAAATTCCAATCCTGACGGAAATTTTAGGCACAATCCTGAACCTCTTGAAGGACATTTATCGGAATTAATGGAAGCCACTAAAAACAAGGCAGATCTGGGTATTGCAGTTGACCCCGATGTTGACAGACTGGCATTGGTAGACCATGAGGGACAGTATTTTGGAGAGGAATATTCTCTAATTTGCTGTGCAGATTTTATGCTCGATGTAAAACCTGGCAACACGGTCTCCAATCTTTCCTCTTCTCGTGCACTCGCAGACCTTACCTTACAAAAAGGAGGAAAACACTATTCGTCTGCTGTTGGAGAAGTTCATGTGGTTAATAAAATGAAGGAAGTGAATGCTGTAATAGGCGGAGAAGGAAATGGAGGAATAATTTTGCCGGATTTACATTTTGGTAGAGATTCACTAATTGGAATTGTCCTTGTTTTGGCAAATATGGCAACAAAAAACAAGACTTTGTCTCAATTGAAATCAGGATATCCTTTATATTATATGCATAAGGATAAAATTAATATTGATCCTACACTTAATTTTGAAGACTTGCTCAAAAATCTTTCAGCTGCTTATAGCGATGTGCAAATCAATTTAGCAGATGGCTTAAAAATTGATTTCAAGGATTCGTGGCTTCACCTTAGAAAATCAAATACAGAACCCATCATACGAATTTACAGTGAAGCCAAATCGGAGCAGGAAGCCAGGATTTTAGTAGAAGATATTAAAATCAAAATTGAGCAATTTAATTAA